In Rathayibacter sp. VKM Ac-2762, one DNA window encodes the following:
- a CDS encoding M1 family metallopeptidase: MSPALTGLETAGDPYVPGIGNTGYRVESYDLDLDYRVASNRLAGRAVLRIVALQPLRRFSLDLSRLRVSRVRIDGRRARHEQAPHKLRVSPAEPLAAGESVDVEIEYSGHPAPRASHWGELGWEELEDGVLVASQPSGSSTWFPCNDDVAEKAPYRLRVTAEEGYAVLANGVLVDSSARSGRRTWLYEQREPSAAYLASVQIGRYAIEERVLAGVAVTLARPAALAARVAHDFAPLERMLALFTRLFGPYPFARYCIVVTADELEIPLEAQAMAVFGANHADGRGGSERLIAHELAHQWFGNSVGIARWRHIWLNEGFACYAEWLWSEESGRATADACARRHHAVLRAAAQDLVLADPGPVALFDDRVYKRGALTLHALRLTVGDEPFLRLLREWTSRYASAAVTDEEFRELCTEVLGEGVDDLLDAWLLDEELPPLPSRR; encoded by the coding sequence GTGAGCCCCGCGCTGACCGGGCTCGAGACCGCCGGCGACCCCTACGTCCCCGGCATCGGGAACACCGGCTACCGCGTCGAGTCCTACGACCTCGACCTCGACTACCGCGTCGCCTCGAACCGCCTGGCCGGCCGGGCCGTGCTGCGGATCGTCGCGCTGCAGCCGCTCCGGCGGTTCTCCCTCGACCTCTCCCGGCTCCGCGTGTCCCGCGTCCGGATCGACGGACGCCGCGCCCGCCACGAGCAGGCGCCGCACAAGCTGCGGGTGTCCCCCGCCGAGCCGCTGGCCGCCGGCGAGAGCGTCGACGTCGAGATCGAGTACAGCGGCCACCCCGCCCCCCGCGCCAGCCACTGGGGCGAGCTCGGCTGGGAGGAGCTGGAGGACGGGGTGCTCGTCGCCTCGCAGCCCTCCGGCTCCTCCACCTGGTTCCCCTGCAACGACGACGTCGCCGAGAAGGCTCCGTACCGCCTGCGCGTCACCGCCGAGGAGGGCTACGCCGTGCTCGCGAACGGGGTGCTCGTCGACTCGAGCGCCCGCTCCGGCCGCCGCACCTGGCTCTACGAGCAGCGCGAGCCCAGCGCCGCGTACCTCGCCTCGGTGCAGATCGGCCGCTACGCGATCGAGGAGCGCGTGCTCGCCGGGGTCGCGGTGACCCTCGCCCGCCCCGCCGCCCTGGCCGCTCGGGTCGCGCACGACTTCGCTCCGCTCGAGCGCATGCTCGCCCTGTTCACGCGGCTGTTCGGGCCCTACCCCTTCGCCCGCTACTGCATCGTCGTCACGGCGGACGAGCTGGAGATCCCGCTCGAGGCGCAGGCGATGGCGGTGTTCGGAGCCAACCACGCCGACGGCCGCGGCGGCTCGGAGCGCCTCATCGCGCACGAGCTCGCGCACCAGTGGTTCGGCAACAGCGTGGGCATCGCCCGGTGGCGCCACATCTGGCTCAACGAGGGGTTCGCCTGCTACGCGGAGTGGCTGTGGTCGGAGGAGTCGGGCCGCGCCACCGCCGACGCCTGCGCCCGCCGCCACCACGCGGTGCTGCGGGCCGCGGCGCAGGATCTCGTACTCGCCGATCCGGGGCCGGTCGCGCTCTTCGACGACCGCGTCTACAAGCGCGGCGCGCTCACCCTGCACGCGCTGCGGCTCACCGTCGGCGACGAGCCCTTCCTCCGGCTGCTGCGGGAGTGGACGTCCCGCTACGCCTCCGCCGCCGTCACCGACGAGGAGTTCCGCGAGCTCTGCACCGAGGTCCTCGGCGAGGGCGTGGACGATCTGCTCGACGCCTGGCTCCTCGACGAGGAGCTGCCGCCGCTACCGTCCCGGCGCTGA
- a CDS encoding DHA2 family efflux MFS transporter permease subunit has protein sequence MTERSTLPAARPAAPAAATTLEPRSRLVISLLLVSAFVVILNETIMSVALPDLMRDFDVEAHVGQWLSTAFMLTMAVVIPITGYLIQRLHTRTLFAAAMILFSLGTLTAALAPTFAVLLAARVVQAGGTAIMMPLLMTTVMTLVPPAIRGRMMGNISIVISVAPAVGPTISGVILNFLGWRWMFWIVLPIAIGALLLGLRKVENVTEPRSIPIDSLSVVLSVFGFGGLVYGLSSLGEGGAAVVAPWIPFVVAGLGLAGFIARQLLLQRTDRALLDLRTFSSANFTIVIAMMAVSMSALFGTLILLPLYTQNVLGLTPLETGLLLLPGGLLMGLLAPFVGRGYDRFGPRVLLVPGSIVVAGALWGYTLLAADSSPWFVLSLHVTLSLGLAFVFTPLFTAGLGSVRPSLYSHGSAIIGTVQQLGGAAGTALFVTVLSIRSAELAQGGADQAASYAGGIHSAFLWGASIATVAIVAAFFVRRPAESDAPLPMAH, from the coding sequence GTGACCGAGCGCAGCACCCTTCCCGCCGCGCGGCCCGCCGCACCCGCCGCCGCCACGACCCTCGAGCCGCGCAGCCGCCTGGTCATCAGCCTCCTGCTGGTGTCGGCGTTCGTCGTGATCCTCAACGAGACGATCATGAGCGTGGCGCTGCCCGACCTCATGCGCGACTTCGACGTCGAGGCGCACGTGGGCCAGTGGCTCTCGACCGCCTTCATGCTCACGATGGCCGTCGTCATCCCGATCACGGGCTACCTGATCCAGCGGCTGCACACCCGCACGCTCTTCGCCGCCGCGATGATCCTCTTCAGCCTCGGCACCCTCACCGCCGCGCTCGCCCCGACCTTCGCGGTCCTCCTGGCGGCCCGCGTGGTGCAGGCCGGAGGCACGGCCATCATGATGCCGCTGCTGATGACGACCGTGATGACGCTGGTGCCCCCGGCGATCCGCGGCCGGATGATGGGCAACATCTCGATCGTCATCTCGGTGGCTCCGGCCGTCGGACCGACGATCTCGGGCGTCATCCTCAACTTCCTCGGCTGGCGCTGGATGTTCTGGATCGTGCTGCCGATCGCGATCGGCGCGCTGCTCCTGGGCCTGCGTAAGGTCGAGAACGTCACCGAGCCCCGCTCCATCCCGATCGACTCGCTCTCGGTCGTCCTCTCGGTCTTCGGCTTCGGCGGCCTCGTCTACGGCCTGTCGAGCCTCGGCGAGGGCGGAGCCGCGGTCGTCGCCCCGTGGATCCCGTTCGTCGTCGCGGGCCTCGGCCTCGCGGGCTTCATCGCGCGCCAGCTGCTGCTGCAGCGCACCGACCGGGCCCTGCTGGACCTCCGGACCTTCTCCTCCGCGAACTTCACCATCGTCATCGCGATGATGGCGGTCAGCATGTCGGCGCTCTTCGGCACGCTGATCCTGCTGCCCCTCTACACGCAGAACGTGCTGGGCCTCACTCCGCTGGAGACCGGGCTGCTCCTGCTCCCCGGCGGCCTGCTGATGGGCCTGCTCGCGCCGTTCGTCGGCCGCGGCTACGACCGCTTCGGCCCGCGCGTGCTGCTCGTGCCCGGCTCGATCGTCGTCGCCGGCGCGCTGTGGGGGTACACCCTGCTCGCGGCGGACTCATCGCCCTGGTTCGTCCTCTCGCTGCACGTGACCCTCAGCCTGGGCCTCGCCTTCGTCTTCACGCCGCTGTTCACCGCCGGCCTCGGCTCGGTGCGCCCCTCGCTCTACTCGCACGGCAGCGCGATCATCGGCACCGTGCAGCAGCTGGGCGGCGCGGCCGGCACGGCGCTGTTCGTCACCGTCCTCTCGATCCGGTCGGCGGAGCTCGCGCAGGGCGGCGCCGACCAGGCCGCCTCCTACGCCGGCGGCATCCACTCCGCGTTCCTGTGGGGCGCGTCGATCGCGACGGTCGCGATCGTGGCCGCGTTCTTCGTCCGCCGCCCGGCGGAGTCGGACGCGCCGCTCCCGATGGCGCACTGA
- the ychF gene encoding redox-regulated ATPase YchF, producing MALTIAIVGLPNVGKSTLFNALTKNTVLAANYPFATIEPNVGVVNLPDSRLEVLAGIFGSERILPAPVSFVDIAGIVRGASEGEGLGNKFLANIREADAIAQVIRGFEDSDVVHVDGKVDAASDMETINTELVLADLQTLEKAEARYEKELKGRKIEPIVVETAKKAREFLDQGKPLSASSIDLEPIRELGLLTAKPFIYVFNVDEAVLTDDARKAELAALVAPAKAIFLDAKIESELIDLDEADAAEMLESTGQTESGLNQLATIGFDTLGLQTYLTAGPKETRAWTIGKGWTAPQAAGVIHTDFQKGFIKAEIISFDDLVETGSIAEARAKGKARIEGKDYVMQDGDVVEFRFNV from the coding sequence GTGGCTCTCACTATCGCAATCGTCGGTCTCCCCAACGTCGGCAAGTCGACGCTCTTCAACGCACTGACCAAGAACACGGTGCTCGCGGCGAACTACCCGTTCGCGACGATCGAGCCGAACGTGGGTGTGGTGAACCTGCCCGACTCCCGCCTCGAGGTGCTCGCCGGGATCTTCGGCTCCGAGCGCATCCTCCCGGCGCCCGTCTCCTTCGTCGACATCGCCGGCATCGTGCGCGGCGCGTCCGAGGGCGAGGGCCTGGGCAACAAGTTCCTCGCGAACATCCGCGAGGCCGACGCCATCGCGCAGGTCATCCGCGGCTTCGAGGACTCCGACGTCGTCCACGTCGACGGCAAGGTCGACGCCGCCAGCGACATGGAGACGATCAACACCGAGCTGGTCCTCGCCGATCTCCAGACCCTCGAGAAGGCCGAGGCCCGCTACGAGAAGGAGCTCAAGGGGAGGAAGATCGAGCCGATCGTGGTCGAGACCGCGAAGAAGGCGCGCGAGTTCCTCGACCAGGGCAAGCCGCTGTCGGCCTCCTCGATCGATCTGGAGCCGATCCGCGAGCTGGGCCTGCTGACCGCCAAGCCCTTCATCTACGTCTTCAACGTCGACGAGGCCGTGCTGACCGACGACGCCCGGAAGGCAGAGCTCGCAGCCCTGGTCGCGCCGGCGAAGGCGATCTTCCTCGACGCGAAGATCGAGTCCGAGCTGATCGACCTCGATGAGGCCGACGCCGCCGAGATGCTCGAGTCGACCGGCCAGACGGAGTCGGGCCTCAACCAGCTCGCGACCATCGGCTTCGACACCCTGGGCCTCCAGACCTACCTCACGGCCGGCCCGAAGGAGACGCGCGCCTGGACCATCGGGAAGGGCTGGACCGCGCCCCAGGCCGCCGGTGTCATCCACACCGACTTCCAGAAGGGCTTCATCAAGGCCGAGATCATCTCGTTCGACGACCTCGTCGAGACCGGCTCGATCGCCGAGGCCCGCGCGAAGGGCAAGGCCCGCATCGAGGGCAAGGACTACGTGATGCAGGACGGCGACGTCGTGGAGTTCCGCTTCAACGTGTAG
- a CDS encoding DUF2510 domain-containing protein — MDEGAPAGWYRDEADAAEMRWWDGRRFTGARRSAQDSAAVVRDAPVTPVTERVDYRLPNADGAPSVDALAEAERIEEIADLIGRTLEQGEIDERTLEVDLIPEPDHPTGLDAVSVRAGGRVLGYLPNASAHRAALDRVVASGAVPVTTARLRVERGEEGLRAVLRVALVAPELLVPLNEPPVERHSILPWSRGLPVLREDEHFARLSTVVPASGRGLLLVTLHPAGDLVELRLDGERVGELSPTVSADFTPTLRHLASLGLTAAAYASLRGSPLKVELTLQAAKAAELPAEWVDGRPVTLPRLLPPARTYTVPPAYTPPLRPTPRSSEAVSRSVRRTVAWVVVGVCTLVGLSSWLIGDVLN; from the coding sequence ATGGACGAGGGTGCGCCGGCGGGCTGGTACCGCGACGAGGCCGATGCGGCCGAGATGCGCTGGTGGGACGGCAGGCGGTTCACCGGGGCGCGCCGCTCCGCGCAGGACAGTGCCGCGGTGGTGCGGGACGCACCCGTCACCCCCGTCACGGAGCGCGTCGACTACCGGCTCCCGAACGCCGACGGCGCCCCGAGCGTCGACGCCCTCGCCGAGGCCGAGCGGATCGAGGAGATCGCCGATCTGATCGGCCGCACGCTCGAGCAGGGCGAGATCGACGAGCGGACCCTCGAGGTCGACCTGATCCCCGAGCCCGACCACCCCACCGGCCTCGACGCCGTCTCGGTCCGGGCCGGCGGCCGCGTCCTCGGCTACCTGCCGAACGCCTCCGCCCACCGGGCCGCTCTCGACCGGGTCGTGGCGAGCGGAGCCGTCCCGGTCACGACCGCGCGCCTCCGGGTCGAGCGCGGCGAGGAGGGCCTGCGGGCCGTCCTCCGCGTCGCCCTGGTCGCCCCCGAGCTGCTCGTGCCGCTCAACGAGCCGCCCGTCGAGCGCCACTCGATCCTCCCCTGGTCGCGGGGCCTGCCGGTCCTGCGCGAGGACGAGCACTTCGCCCGCCTCTCGACGGTCGTCCCGGCGAGCGGCCGCGGCCTGCTGCTGGTGACCCTGCACCCGGCCGGCGACCTCGTCGAGCTCCGTCTCGACGGCGAGCGGGTGGGCGAGCTCTCCCCGACCGTCTCGGCGGATTTCACCCCGACCCTCCGCCACCTCGCGAGCCTCGGCCTCACCGCCGCCGCCTACGCCTCCCTCCGCGGATCCCCGCTGAAGGTCGAGCTCACACTGCAGGCCGCGAAGGCCGCGGAGCTGCCCGCCGAGTGGGTCGACGGCCGTCCGGTCACTCTCCCCCGACTCCTCCCGCCGGCCCGGACCTACACCGTCCCGCCCGCGTACACGCCGCCGCTGCGTCCCACTCCCCGCAGCTCGGAGGCGGTCTCCCGTTCGGTCCGCCGGACCGTCGCCTGGGTGGTCGTCGGCGTCTGCACCCTCGTCGGGCTGTCGAGCTGGCTGATCGGGGACGTGCTGAACTGA
- a CDS encoding SDR family oxidoreductase: protein MTRLDGAVVLVLGASGGLGRLLADSLEARGAVAVRSGRDSAALGETPLVADLRGEDEPRRVVAEVLERHGRLDGVVVAAGVVAFGPSAELDPAVLEELVEVNALAPIRVLTAALPSLVASAGEGREPFALTISGVVAEAPTAGLAAYSASKAALHSFVKASAREYKRAGVLLLDARPGHTETELSRHPLAGDAPRFGAGLAPQDVVDRLLDAVEGGETDLPPAAFTG, encoded by the coding sequence ATGACTCGTCTCGACGGTGCCGTCGTCCTCGTCCTCGGAGCCTCGGGCGGCCTCGGCCGCCTCCTGGCCGATTCGCTGGAGGCGCGCGGTGCCGTCGCGGTGCGCTCGGGGCGCGACTCCGCGGCGCTCGGCGAGACACCCCTGGTCGCCGACCTGCGCGGGGAGGACGAGCCCCGGCGCGTGGTCGCCGAGGTGCTCGAGCGGCACGGGCGCCTCGACGGCGTCGTCGTGGCCGCGGGCGTCGTGGCCTTCGGGCCCTCCGCCGAGCTCGATCCGGCCGTTCTGGAGGAGCTGGTCGAGGTGAACGCGCTGGCGCCGATCCGGGTGCTGACCGCCGCGCTGCCGTCGCTCGTCGCGTCGGCGGGCGAGGGGCGCGAGCCGTTCGCGCTGACCATCAGCGGCGTGGTGGCGGAGGCTCCGACCGCGGGACTCGCCGCGTACTCCGCCTCGAAGGCGGCACTGCACTCCTTCGTGAAGGCCTCGGCCCGCGAGTACAAGCGGGCGGGCGTCCTCCTGCTCGACGCGCGCCCCGGCCACACCGAGACCGAGCTGTCCCGGCACCCGCTCGCGGGAGACGCGCCCCGCTTCGGCGCGGGTCTGGCGCCGCAGGACGTGGTCGACCGGCTGCTCGACGCGGTCGAGGGCGGCGAGACCGACCTGCCTCCTGCGGCGTTCACCGGCTGA
- a CDS encoding exonuclease domain-containing protein, producing MPIDFTAIDFETANSHGASACSVGLVKVRDGRVVDRAGWLIRPPLGYDDFLEWNTRIHGIRKHDVHAAASWVDQFADLAAFAGEDVFVAHNAGFDMGVIRAACAATSLEHPEYDYLCSLQLARKTYELDSYRLPVVAMAAGFEDFRHHDASADAEACAAIVVHAARRHGAASMAELGELAGVSVKRLRPKAPVAA from the coding sequence GTGCCCATCGACTTCACCGCCATCGACTTCGAGACCGCCAACTCGCACGGGGCCTCCGCCTGCTCCGTCGGGCTCGTCAAGGTCCGCGACGGCCGCGTCGTCGACCGCGCCGGCTGGCTCATCCGCCCGCCGCTGGGGTACGACGACTTCCTCGAGTGGAACACGCGGATCCACGGCATCCGCAAGCACGACGTGCACGCCGCCGCCTCCTGGGTCGACCAGTTCGCCGACCTGGCGGCCTTCGCCGGCGAGGACGTGTTCGTCGCGCACAACGCCGGCTTCGACATGGGCGTCATCCGCGCAGCCTGCGCGGCGACCTCCCTCGAGCACCCCGAGTACGACTACCTCTGCTCGCTGCAGCTCGCCCGCAAGACGTACGAGCTCGACTCCTACCGCCTCCCCGTCGTCGCCATGGCCGCGGGCTTCGAGGACTTCCGCCACCACGACGCGTCGGCCGACGCCGAGGCGTGCGCCGCGATCGTCGTGCACGCGGCCCGGCGGCACGGCGCCGCGAGCATGGCCGAGCTCGGCGAGCTGGCCGGCGTCTCCGTGAAGCGCCTGCGCCCGAAGGCCCCCGTCGCCGCCTGA
- the ppk2 gene encoding polyphosphate kinase 2, protein MDEDDDDPVLLRRDGTQVDTWREGYPYDERMSREEYEAGKRLLQIELLKLQNWIKKHGRRLVVVFEGRDAAGKGGTIKRFTEHLNPRGARVVALEKPTEREAGQWYFQRYVSHLPAAGEIVLFDRSWYNRAGVERVMGFCTPAQYDEFIRQTPLFERMLVGDGIDLVKLWFSVSAEEQRTRFTIRMIDPVRQWKLSPMDLASLDKWGDYTAAKEAMMAATDTADAPWTIVKSNDKKRARLEAMRYVLSLYDYDGRDEEVVGPLGPDPLIVGSAADVYERGEHAATS, encoded by the coding sequence CTGGACGAGGACGACGACGATCCGGTGCTCCTGCGCCGCGACGGCACGCAGGTCGACACCTGGCGCGAGGGCTACCCCTACGACGAGCGGATGTCGCGCGAGGAGTACGAGGCGGGCAAGCGCCTCCTCCAGATCGAGCTGCTGAAGCTGCAGAACTGGATCAAGAAGCACGGGCGCCGACTCGTGGTCGTGTTCGAGGGGCGCGACGCCGCGGGCAAGGGCGGCACCATCAAGCGCTTCACCGAGCACCTCAACCCGCGCGGAGCCCGCGTGGTCGCGCTCGAGAAGCCGACCGAGCGCGAGGCCGGTCAGTGGTACTTCCAGCGCTACGTCTCGCACCTGCCGGCCGCCGGCGAGATCGTCCTCTTCGACCGCTCCTGGTACAACCGGGCCGGCGTGGAGCGCGTGATGGGCTTCTGCACGCCGGCGCAGTACGACGAGTTCATCCGCCAGACGCCGCTGTTCGAGCGGATGCTCGTCGGCGACGGCATCGACCTGGTGAAGCTGTGGTTCTCGGTCTCGGCGGAGGAGCAGCGCACCCGGTTCACGATCCGCATGATCGACCCCGTGCGCCAGTGGAAGCTCTCGCCGATGGACCTCGCCTCGCTCGACAAGTGGGGCGACTACACCGCGGCCAAGGAGGCGATGATGGCGGCGACCGACACCGCCGACGCTCCCTGGACCATCGTGAAGAGCAACGACAAGAAGCGCGCCCGGCTCGAGGCCATGCGCTACGTCCTGAGCCTCTACGACTACGACGGACGCGACGAGGAGGTCGTGGGCCCGCTGGGTCCGGACCCGCTGATCGTCGGATCGGCCGCGGACGTGTACGAGCGCGGCGAGCACGCCGCGACGAGCTGA
- a CDS encoding hemagglutinin, whose amino-acid sequence MTPTAPSPTGVRRRRGGAVAVVGALVALLLGGSVDGTRLAAVPSEPQTVRLWTFLQPGPVAADFDPGDLISDEVFFAGDALGPLTVQAFLDARVPDCAGGPVPCLRDYAEDTAAITADEQCDALPAGRDVPAAEIITSVAGACGVNPAVLLVLLQKEQSLVTDPEPSERQFRSATGYGCPDTADCDTDSYGFAAQVYGAAWQFQRYRNPDSSFDWYPVGAAGDVRYSPDESCGTAPVTIANTATAGLYYYTPYQPNAAALANLYGEGDDCSAYGNRNFWRIFSTWFGDPRG is encoded by the coding sequence ATGACCCCGACCGCACCGTCCCCGACCGGCGTCCGACGCCGGCGGGGCGGTGCGGTCGCCGTCGTCGGGGCGCTGGTGGCGCTCCTGCTGGGAGGGTCCGTCGACGGCACGCGCCTCGCCGCGGTGCCGTCCGAGCCGCAGACCGTCCGGCTGTGGACCTTCCTCCAGCCGGGCCCCGTCGCGGCCGACTTCGACCCGGGCGACCTGATCTCCGACGAGGTCTTCTTCGCCGGCGACGCGCTCGGACCGCTCACGGTGCAGGCGTTCCTCGACGCCCGCGTCCCCGACTGCGCGGGCGGGCCGGTGCCGTGCCTGCGCGACTACGCCGAGGACACCGCGGCGATCACGGCCGACGAGCAGTGCGACGCGCTGCCCGCCGGACGCGACGTCCCGGCCGCGGAGATCATCACCTCGGTCGCCGGCGCGTGCGGCGTGAATCCGGCCGTCCTCCTGGTGCTGCTGCAGAAGGAGCAGTCGCTCGTGACCGATCCGGAGCCGAGCGAGCGGCAGTTCCGCAGTGCCACGGGCTACGGCTGCCCGGACACCGCCGACTGCGACACGGACTCCTACGGCTTCGCCGCGCAGGTGTACGGAGCGGCGTGGCAGTTCCAGCGCTACCGGAACCCGGACTCGAGCTTCGACTGGTACCCGGTCGGCGCGGCCGGCGACGTCCGCTACTCCCCGGACGAGTCCTGCGGCACCGCCCCGGTGACGATCGCCAACACGGCCACGGCGGGTCTCTACTACTACACGCCGTACCAGCCGAACGCGGCGGCGCTCGCGAACCTCTACGGCGAGGGCGACGACTGCTCGGCCTACGGGAACCGGAACTTCTGGCGCATCTTCAGCACCTGGTTCGGCGACCCCCGCGGCTGA
- a CDS encoding cell wall-binding repeat-containing protein, which yields MGNHHRSSRLLTAALALAFGLGTALVPITSASAAEDAPSTVSVETGALDASLDRADLGVPDQSTQYSAEETKSFRAGFIVSDAQFFDGDALSTGQVQSLLNEKGSRCSTAGTAPCLKNFSQATPSKAADAMCSAYQGSGSESSASIFTRVGLACGINPLALVVLVQKERSLVTDTTPSPEDYAKATGYNCPDTAACDPGSAGFFTQVYSAARQFKRYANPPGSGSNFTTYAPGTTPNVAYYPSTACGSSPVTIRNQATADLYYYTPYQPNDYALTGSGNAACATYGNINFWYLFSDWNPNGTLANAGIAPAGRVDAPRISGSTLSVSGWAVDPTTQQAALTTTVTVTGPDGTRTVRTQTANGDRGDIPDEYSVAGRAHGFGATTPVSAPGTYQVCVSTDSVEWNRWVGSGDSRGPGRKDLGCSTVSTSAGIDVSRLAGTDRQGTAVEISKAVFGPNVPVVYIATGANFPDALSAAPAAAKQGGPLLLVDRDGMSQPVRDELDRLKPAKIVVVGSELSVGKGVYDQLRGYTSSIQRLGGTDRYDTSRKIIQYAFSGGSSRAWLATGEKFPDALGASAAAGSVNAPVVLVNGTGSTADAVTKSILSGLKVQNLTIAGSPLSVSEGIKNSLPVSTITRIGGVDRYDTSEQLNRAAFSRAKTVFLATGENFPDALAGATAAGYSNSPLFAVPTTCVPRAVLTDIAKSGAQRVVLLGGPTTLSEDVARLTPCG from the coding sequence ATGGGGAATCACCACCGCTCATCGCGCCTGCTCACGGCCGCGCTCGCTCTCGCCTTCGGGCTCGGCACCGCCCTCGTCCCGATCACCTCCGCCTCCGCCGCCGAGGACGCGCCGTCGACCGTCTCGGTCGAGACCGGCGCTCTCGACGCGTCCCTCGACCGCGCCGACCTCGGCGTCCCGGACCAGTCGACGCAGTACAGCGCCGAGGAGACGAAGAGCTTCCGCGCCGGCTTCATCGTCAGCGACGCCCAGTTCTTCGACGGCGACGCGCTGAGCACCGGTCAGGTGCAGTCGCTCCTGAACGAGAAGGGCAGCCGGTGCTCCACCGCCGGCACCGCCCCCTGCCTCAAGAACTTCTCGCAGGCGACGCCGTCCAAGGCGGCGGACGCGATGTGCAGCGCCTACCAGGGCTCCGGCAGCGAGTCGTCGGCCTCGATCTTCACGCGCGTCGGCCTGGCCTGCGGCATCAACCCGCTCGCCCTGGTCGTGCTCGTGCAGAAGGAGCGCAGCCTCGTCACCGACACGACGCCGAGCCCCGAGGACTACGCCAAGGCGACCGGCTACAACTGCCCGGACACCGCGGCGTGCGACCCCGGCTCCGCCGGATTCTTCACCCAGGTCTACAGCGCGGCCCGCCAGTTCAAGCGCTACGCCAACCCGCCCGGCTCCGGCTCGAACTTCACCACCTACGCTCCGGGCACGACGCCGAACGTCGCCTACTACCCGAGCACCGCGTGCGGCTCCTCACCGGTCACCATCCGCAACCAGGCCACGGCCGACCTCTACTACTACACGCCGTACCAGCCCAACGACTACGCGCTCACCGGCTCCGGCAACGCGGCCTGCGCGACCTACGGCAACATCAACTTCTGGTACCTCTTCAGCGACTGGAACCCGAACGGCACCCTGGCCAACGCCGGGATCGCCCCCGCGGGACGCGTCGACGCCCCGCGCATCTCGGGCAGCACGCTGAGCGTGTCCGGCTGGGCCGTCGATCCGACGACGCAGCAGGCCGCGCTGACCACGACGGTCACGGTGACCGGCCCCGACGGCACCCGCACGGTCCGCACGCAGACCGCGAACGGCGACCGCGGCGACATCCCGGACGAGTACTCCGTCGCCGGCCGCGCACACGGCTTCGGCGCCACCACGCCCGTCTCGGCACCCGGCACCTACCAGGTCTGCGTCTCCACCGACTCCGTCGAGTGGAACCGCTGGGTCGGCTCGGGCGACTCCCGGGGCCCCGGCCGGAAGGATCTCGGCTGCTCGACCGTGAGCACGTCGGCCGGGATCGACGTCTCGCGTCTGGCCGGCACCGACCGCCAGGGCACCGCCGTCGAGATCTCGAAGGCCGTCTTCGGCCCGAACGTCCCCGTCGTCTACATAGCGACCGGCGCGAACTTCCCCGACGCGCTGAGCGCCGCCCCGGCCGCGGCCAAGCAGGGCGGTCCGCTGCTCCTGGTCGACCGCGACGGCATGTCCCAGCCCGTCCGCGACGAGCTCGACCGCCTGAAGCCCGCGAAGATCGTCGTCGTCGGATCGGAGCTCAGCGTCGGCAAGGGCGTGTACGACCAGCTCCGCGGCTACACCTCGTCGATCCAGCGGCTCGGCGGGACCGACCGCTACGACACCTCGAGGAAGATCATCCAGTACGCCTTCTCGGGCGGCTCGTCGCGCGCTTGGCTGGCGACCGGCGAGAAGTTCCCGGACGCGCTCGGCGCGAGCGCCGCAGCCGGCTCGGTGAACGCTCCCGTCGTCCTGGTCAACGGCACCGGGAGCACGGCGGACGCCGTGACGAAGAGCATCCTCTCGGGGCTCAAGGTGCAGAACCTCACCATCGCGGGCAGCCCCCTGTCGGTGAGCGAGGGGATCAAGAACTCGCTTCCGGTGTCGACCATCACCCGCATCGGCGGAGTCGACCGCTACGACACCTCGGAGCAGCTGAACCGGGCCGCCTTCTCGAGGGCCAAGACCGTGTTCCTGGCGACGGGCGAGAACTTCCCCGACGCCCTCGCCGGAGCCACGGCGGCGGGCTACTCGAACAGCCCGCTGTTCGCCGTGCCGACGACCTGCGTGCCCCGCGCCGTCCTGACCGACATCGCGAAGTCGGGAGCGCAACGGGTCGTCCTCCTCGGCGGTCCCACGACCCTCTCGGAGGACGTCGCGCGCCTCACCCCCTGCGGCTGA